One Ethanoligenens harbinense YUAN-3 genomic window carries:
- a CDS encoding helix-turn-helix domain-containing protein has product MAIGERIRFIRNLRGMTQKWLGMAIGFDKRTADVRVAQYEAGTRTPKGNLVESIARALDIRPQALTVPDIDTYIGLMHTFFALEDMYGFEPDICDNQLCIVLKQHTDNQSVVDNLQLWYKEAQKLRKGKITKEDYDAWRYTFPKMEAERSRAQLDAIRAKRNAHPGEEK; this is encoded by the coding sequence ATGGCAATCGGTGAGAGAATCCGATTTATTCGCAATCTGCGGGGTATGACCCAAAAATGGCTTGGCATGGCGATCGGTTTTGATAAAAGAACCGCTGATGTGCGTGTGGCGCAATATGAAGCCGGTACAAGAACACCGAAGGGAAATCTGGTCGAGTCGATTGCCAGAGCACTGGATATACGCCCTCAGGCACTTACTGTGCCTGATATAGACACATATATTGGGTTAATGCATACTTTTTTTGCTTTAGAGGACATGTATGGCTTTGAGCCGGACATATGCGACAATCAACTTTGTATTGTTCTTAAGCAACACACAGACAATCAATCCGTTGTTGACAATCTCCAATTGTGGTATAAAGAAGCACAAAAGCTACGAAAGGGAAAAATCACGAAAGAGGATTATGACGCTTGGCGCTACACCTTTCCTAAAATGGAAGCAGAACGCTCCAGGGCACAGTTGGATGCGATACGGGCCAAGCGGAACGCCCATCCAGGCGAAGAGAAATAA
- the guaA gene encoding glutamine-hydrolyzing GMP synthase, producing MEHQFVLVLDFGGQYNQLIARRVRECGVYCEVRPHDLPLDEIRALHPAGIIFTGGPSSVYAEGAPLCDPGVFTLGVPVLGICYGIHLLVQTLGGRVAAAGGREYGRTATDLDTASPLFHGLASTITTWMSHGDYVEQLPEGFHVIAKSRNCPVAAIENTHLRFYGVQFHPEVLHTEKGQEIIRNFLFEVCGCVGDWTMGDYAKTTVAELKEKIGHGRVLLALSGGVDSAVAAALLSRAVGRQLTCIFVDHGLMRKNEGDEVDQAFQGRDIQFVRVDAAERFLEKLQGVSDPERKRKIIGEEFIRVFEDEANKIGAVDFLAQGTIYPDVIESGLGDAATIKSHHNVGGLPEHVRFKEIVEPLRLLFKDEVRALGLELGLPDYMVWRQPFPGPGLAIRIIGEIKKEKLDVLRDADAVFRDEIAHAGLMRDINQYFAVLTDMRSVGVMGDGRTYDYTLALRGVTTSDFMTADWARIPYEVLDTISNRIINEVKGINRVVYDITSKPPATIEWE from the coding sequence ATGGAGCATCAGTTTGTGCTGGTTTTGGATTTTGGCGGGCAGTATAATCAGTTGATCGCACGCCGCGTGCGCGAATGCGGGGTGTATTGTGAGGTGCGTCCACACGATCTGCCGCTGGATGAGATTCGGGCGCTGCATCCGGCAGGGATCATTTTTACGGGCGGGCCGAGCAGCGTATATGCGGAGGGCGCGCCCCTCTGCGACCCGGGCGTTTTCACGCTGGGTGTCCCGGTTTTGGGCATTTGCTACGGAATTCATTTGCTGGTGCAGACGCTTGGCGGACGGGTAGCCGCCGCCGGTGGGCGGGAATACGGCCGGACGGCTACCGACCTTGATACAGCCAGCCCGTTGTTTCACGGCTTGGCCTCTACCATTACGACCTGGATGAGCCACGGCGATTATGTGGAACAATTACCAGAAGGGTTCCATGTGATCGCCAAGTCTCGTAACTGCCCTGTGGCTGCCATTGAGAACACGCACCTCCGGTTCTATGGTGTGCAGTTCCATCCGGAAGTGCTGCATACCGAAAAGGGGCAGGAGATCATTCGGAATTTCCTGTTTGAGGTCTGTGGATGTGTGGGCGACTGGACGATGGGGGACTACGCCAAAACCACCGTGGCGGAATTAAAAGAAAAGATCGGACATGGGCGTGTATTGCTCGCGCTTTCCGGAGGTGTGGATTCGGCGGTGGCGGCGGCGCTTTTGTCGCGCGCGGTAGGCAGACAGCTTACCTGTATTTTTGTAGACCACGGCCTGATGCGCAAAAATGAGGGCGATGAAGTCGATCAGGCATTTCAGGGACGGGATATCCAGTTTGTCCGCGTGGATGCTGCAGAACGGTTTTTGGAAAAATTGCAGGGCGTAAGCGACCCTGAACGAAAACGCAAGATCATCGGTGAGGAATTCATCCGTGTATTTGAGGATGAGGCCAATAAGATCGGCGCAGTCGATTTTTTGGCGCAGGGAACGATCTATCCGGATGTTATCGAATCCGGTCTTGGCGATGCGGCGACTATCAAGAGCCATCACAATGTGGGCGGCTTGCCGGAGCATGTCCGTTTTAAAGAGATTGTGGAGCCGCTGCGCTTACTGTTTAAGGATGAAGTGCGCGCACTGGGTCTGGAACTGGGCCTACCGGATTATATGGTCTGGAGGCAACCATTCCCGGGACCGGGCCTTGCCATTCGGATCATCGGCGAAATTAAAAAAGAAAAACTGGACGTTCTGCGGGATGCGGATGCCGTGTTCCGCGATGAGATTGCCCACGCGGGGCTGATGCGCGACATCAACCAGTATTTTGCCGTGCTGACCGATATGCGCTCGGTGGGTGTGATGGGCGACGGGCGTACCTATGACTACACATTGGCTCTGCGTGGTGTGACAACCAGCGATTTTATGACGGCAGACTGGGCGCGTATCCCGTATGAAGTGCTGGATACCATCTCCAATCGCATCATCAATGAGGTAAAAGGTATCAATCGTGTGGTATATGATATTACCAGCAAGCCGCCTGCAACCATTGAGTGGGAATAA
- a CDS encoding FtsW/RodA/SpoVE family cell cycle protein — MRNVFRAIGRYLRQTDLVLMFAAILASVYGLVLVLSATNATHTSSRTMVMQILCIVIGIAGMVVISRIDYHDMLNWWKVAAVAGVVALLLPYVHPYTVSGSADLSWINLGFTTVQPAEFVKLCFILTFAKHFDTVKDRLTSPLNVILLVLHAMVPIGIIVVQQDMGMAFVFAGIFVFMLFASGTQLRYFALGAVCLLAGTPIIWSKVFGNTQRHRILALFDPENSSLKDVSLQQLYGRSAIGSGELWGYGLFHGPRTQSPISGQLPERQNDMIFAVAGEELGFIGCIVILLLFLVLLVRLLRYVRMSKDPAGSMICIGVFSAFAMQIFINVGMVLMVLPVIGITLPFFSAGGSSMIASYWLIGLALSVYIHRKNEIFAGKED, encoded by the coding sequence ATGCGCAATGTTTTTCGTGCCATCGGGCGCTATCTCCGGCAGACGGATCTGGTGCTGATGTTTGCGGCGATCCTGGCGTCCGTTTATGGGCTGGTGCTGGTGCTGAGCGCCACGAATGCCACCCACACCTCATCCAGGACCATGGTCATGCAGATCCTCTGTATTGTGATCGGCATCGCGGGTATGGTGGTTATTTCACGTATCGATTATCACGACATGCTCAACTGGTGGAAAGTAGCGGCTGTGGCGGGCGTGGTTGCGCTGTTGCTGCCTTATGTGCATCCATATACGGTTTCGGGCTCTGCCGATCTGTCCTGGATCAATCTGGGCTTTACGACCGTGCAGCCGGCGGAATTTGTGAAGCTGTGCTTTATCCTGACATTCGCAAAGCATTTTGATACCGTGAAGGACCGGCTGACTTCTCCGCTTAATGTGATCCTGCTGGTTCTGCACGCCATGGTGCCCATCGGCATCATCGTGGTGCAGCAGGATATGGGCATGGCGTTCGTGTTCGCGGGCATATTTGTGTTTATGCTGTTTGCGTCCGGCACGCAGCTGCGCTATTTTGCGTTGGGCGCCGTCTGTCTGCTTGCGGGGACGCCGATCATCTGGAGCAAAGTATTCGGAAATACGCAGCGGCACCGTATCCTTGCGTTGTTCGATCCGGAAAACAGCAGCTTGAAGGATGTGTCGCTCCAGCAATTGTATGGACGCAGTGCCATTGGTTCCGGAGAACTGTGGGGATATGGGCTGTTCCACGGGCCGCGCACGCAGTCACCCATCAGCGGGCAGCTGCCCGAGCGGCAGAACGATATGATCTTTGCAGTCGCCGGGGAGGAACTCGGTTTTATCGGGTGCATTGTGATTTTGCTGTTGTTCCTGGTGTTGCTGGTGCGTCTGCTTCGATATGTACGGATGTCCAAAGACCCTGCGGGTTCTATGATCTGTATCGGGGTGTTTTCGGCGTTTGCCATGCAGATTTTTATCAATGTGGGCATGGTGTTGATGGTTTTACCGGTCATCGGGATCACACTGCCGTTTTTCAGCGCGGGTGGTTCCTCGATGATCGCGTCTTACTGGCTGATAGGATTGGCACTGTCGGTGTACATACACCGCAAGAATGAAATATTTGCAGGAAAAGAAGATTAG
- a CDS encoding formate--tetrahydrofolate ligase — translation MQSDIEIAHQAVLQPIAAIAARLGVSEDELDLYGKYKAKLNDSLFRRLADKTDGKLILVTAINPTPAGEGKTTTTVGLGDALRRLGKQAVIALREPSLGPVFGMKGGAAGGGYAQVMPMEDINLHFTGDMHAITAANNLLCAILDNHLQQGNALGIDPRRILFKRVLDMNDRVLRQTVVGLGGKGNGIPREDGFVITVASEVMAILCLARNIADLKKRLGTILVAYSYAGEPVYCRQLGVAGAMAALLKDALNPNLVQTLEGTAAIIHGGPFANIAHGCNSVRATSLALKLGDYCVTEAGFGSDLGAEKFMDIKCRAAGLHPAAVVLVATIRALKYNGGVKRDALGNEDVGALRRGADNLRAHIANMRRFGVPVVVAINRFGTDTEAELSAVEGICREEHASFALSEVFTKGGEGGLDLAKKVIEAADTPSSFLPLYDLGLSLKEKIDTLAQKLYGAGEVQYTPAAEKALAEIAALGGNKLPICVAKTQYSLSDDASALGRPKGFTLHVRDARLSAGAGFVVIYTGNILQMPGLPKKPAAELIDIDENGTITGLF, via the coding sequence ATGCAGAGCGATATCGAGATCGCACATCAAGCCGTTTTGCAGCCCATCGCGGCCATTGCCGCCCGGCTGGGGGTATCCGAAGACGAACTGGACTTATATGGAAAATACAAAGCAAAGCTCAATGATTCTCTGTTCCGGCGCCTTGCCGATAAAACAGACGGAAAATTGATCTTGGTCACGGCCATCAACCCCACCCCCGCAGGCGAAGGAAAGACCACCACCACAGTCGGTCTGGGCGACGCGCTGCGCCGTCTGGGCAAACAGGCGGTCATCGCGCTGCGCGAACCGTCTCTCGGTCCGGTGTTCGGGATGAAGGGCGGCGCGGCCGGCGGCGGCTATGCGCAGGTGATGCCTATGGAAGACATCAACCTGCATTTTACCGGAGACATGCACGCCATCACCGCCGCCAACAACCTTCTCTGCGCCATTCTGGACAACCATCTTCAACAGGGCAACGCTCTCGGCATCGACCCGCGCCGCATCCTGTTCAAGCGCGTGCTCGACATGAACGACCGCGTACTGCGGCAGACGGTGGTCGGCCTGGGCGGCAAAGGGAACGGCATTCCCCGTGAGGATGGGTTTGTCATCACGGTGGCCAGCGAAGTCATGGCTATCCTCTGCCTGGCGAGGAACATCGCCGACCTGAAAAAGCGCCTGGGCACTATCCTCGTCGCCTACTCGTACGCCGGCGAGCCGGTCTACTGCCGGCAGCTCGGCGTGGCGGGCGCTATGGCCGCCCTGCTCAAAGACGCGCTCAACCCCAATCTGGTGCAGACGCTCGAGGGCACGGCCGCCATCATCCACGGCGGCCCGTTCGCCAACATCGCGCACGGCTGCAACTCCGTACGCGCCACCTCGCTTGCACTCAAGCTCGGTGACTACTGCGTCACCGAGGCCGGCTTCGGCTCCGACCTGGGCGCGGAAAAATTCATGGACATCAAATGCCGCGCGGCCGGTCTGCATCCGGCGGCAGTGGTGCTGGTCGCTACCATCCGCGCGCTGAAATACAACGGCGGTGTCAAGCGGGATGCGCTGGGCAATGAAGACGTCGGGGCGCTTCGCCGGGGCGCGGACAATCTGCGCGCGCACATCGCCAACATGCGGCGGTTCGGTGTGCCGGTCGTGGTCGCCATCAACCGGTTCGGCACCGATACGGAAGCGGAGCTCTCCGCCGTGGAAGGAATCTGCCGGGAAGAGCACGCATCTTTTGCCCTGTCCGAAGTATTTACCAAGGGCGGCGAGGGCGGCCTGGACCTGGCCAAAAAAGTGATTGAAGCGGCAGACACGCCTTCTTCTTTCCTGCCACTGTATGACCTCGGCCTTAGCTTGAAAGAAAAGATCGACACGCTGGCGCAGAAACTCTATGGCGCGGGCGAAGTGCAATATACCCCGGCGGCGGAAAAAGCGCTGGCGGAAATCGCGGCGCTGGGCGGAAACAAGCTGCCCATCTGCGTGGCCAAAACACAGTATTCCCTCTCGGACGACGCTTCGGCGCTGGGGCGGCCGAAAGGGTTCACCCTGCATGTGCGGGACGCCCGGTTGAGCGCGGGGGCGGGGTTTGTCGTTATCTACACCGGCAACATCCTGCAAATGCCCGGCCTGCCGAAAAAGCCGGCTGCCGAGCTGATCGACATCGACGAGAACGGCACCATCACCGGGCTTTTCTGA
- the tsaE gene encoding tRNA (adenosine(37)-N6)-threonylcarbamoyltransferase complex ATPase subunit type 1 TsaE — protein sequence MAACISRSPADTEQAGEQLAQELHPGDVVALFGNLGAGKTQFIRGLARGLGVTDPVSSPTFAIVHAYRGRIPLYHFDMYRISGWADLESTGFFDYLESDGVCAVEWSENIEAALPENTVRVQIEPGADADTRRITILRGRKEGHKK from the coding sequence TTGGCTGCATGCATCAGCCGTTCACCGGCGGATACGGAACAGGCTGGCGAACAGCTGGCACAGGAACTGCACCCGGGCGATGTGGTCGCACTGTTCGGCAATCTGGGCGCGGGCAAGACCCAGTTCATCCGGGGACTCGCACGCGGGCTCGGCGTCACCGACCCGGTATCCAGCCCCACGTTCGCCATCGTGCATGCCTACCGCGGCCGCATCCCGCTCTACCATTTCGACATGTACCGCATCTCCGGCTGGGCCGATCTGGAATCCACCGGCTTTTTCGACTATCTGGAAAGCGACGGCGTCTGCGCCGTGGAGTGGAGCGAGAACATTGAAGCCGCTCTGCCTGAAAACACCGTGCGGGTGCAGATCGAACCGGGCGCGGATGCGGATACCCGTCGTATCACCATCCTCCGCGGTCGGAAGGAAGGACACAAGAAATGA
- the tsaB gene encoding tRNA (adenosine(37)-N6)-threonylcarbamoyltransferase complex dimerization subunit type 1 TsaB has protein sequence MNILAVDTSSVTASAALCEDDRLLGETYVRVPQTHSETLMPSVCELLRRCGVTFSEIGLFAVAAGPGSFTGVRIGVAAVKGMAMAWGAPCVGVSALEAAAWNHPFFAGTVCAAMDARRRQVYAALFAASPAGPARLSPDHAVALEELSAELGKEPVLLVGDGAELCYNAFKEEHSCVLAPDRLRFTHAGAVAALGLRAFRSGQALPPDRLLPVYLRLPQAERELRARTAQKND, from the coding sequence ATGAACATACTGGCTGTCGATACTTCTTCCGTCACGGCTTCCGCCGCGCTCTGTGAGGATGACCGCCTGCTGGGCGAGACCTACGTCCGTGTGCCGCAGACTCATAGCGAAACGCTGATGCCCTCCGTCTGCGAGCTGCTGCGCCGCTGCGGGGTGACCTTTTCGGAGATCGGCCTGTTTGCCGTCGCCGCAGGTCCCGGCTCGTTCACCGGGGTGCGCATCGGCGTGGCCGCTGTAAAAGGAATGGCGATGGCATGGGGCGCACCCTGTGTCGGCGTATCGGCACTGGAAGCGGCAGCGTGGAACCACCCGTTTTTTGCGGGCACGGTCTGCGCCGCGATGGACGCCCGGCGCAGGCAGGTCTATGCCGCACTGTTTGCCGCTTCCCCCGCCGGACCGGCGCGCCTTTCCCCGGATCACGCGGTCGCACTGGAGGAATTGTCCGCAGAGCTTGGCAAAGAACCGGTTTTACTGGTTGGAGACGGTGCCGAACTGTGTTATAATGCGTTTAAAGAAGAACATTCCTGCGTTTTGGCGCCCGACCGGCTGCGATTCACCCATGCGGGCGCAGTAGCCGCCTTGGGTTTGCGCGCGTTCCGGTCAGGGCAGGCACTGCCACCCGACCGGCTGCTGCCGGTATATCTGCGTCTGCCGCAGGCGGAGCGT